One genomic segment of Hordeum vulgare subsp. vulgare chromosome 2H, MorexV3_pseudomolecules_assembly, whole genome shotgun sequence includes these proteins:
- the LOC123429869 gene encoding uncharacterized protein LOC123429869, with protein sequence MGDEALTPSATVRVTSWLLRKKIASSTAGDGMATERLSLGRRDGSTWWSMVGSSDDMAVEAGDGGKQMRAWSDSPGGGGPSRLLAELEAPGRRWRYGQSLAMCPALLQRMQCTWSRQPAIWCLLLKQWKQRPRKRAVKEEGGELPLKARERSVRFSPGAAARPADRLYLARRAMPL encoded by the exons ATGGGGGACGAGGCGTTGACCCCATCGGCGACAGTGAGGGTGACATCATGGCTCCTCAGGAAGAAGATCGCCTCGTCCACCGCAGGTGACGGGATGGCCACCGAACGGCTTTCCCTGGGACGGCGCGACGGGTCGACGTGGTGGAGCATGGTCGGCAGCAGCGACGACATGGCGGTGGAGGCCGGCGATGGAGGGAAGCAGATGCGGGCGTGGAGCGACTCGCCGGGAGGAGGTGGGCCTAGCCGGCTCCTAGCCGAGCTGGAGGCACCCGGCAGGAGGTGGCGCTACGGGCAGAGTTTAGCTATGTGTCCCGCTCTCCTGCAGAGGATGCAGTGTACATGGTCCCGGCAGCCGGCCATATGGTGCCTTCTACTTAAGCAGTGGAAGCAGCGTCCACGGAAGAGGGCGGTGAAGGAGGAGGGCGGCGAGCTTCCATTGAAAGCTCGGGAGCGGTCCGTCCGCTTCTCCCCGGGCGCGGCCGCGAGACCAGCAG ATCGCCTCTACTTAGCCCGGCGAGCTATGCCCCTATGA